The Quercus robur chromosome 7, dhQueRobu3.1, whole genome shotgun sequence genome has a segment encoding these proteins:
- the LOC126693721 gene encoding xylan glycosyltransferase MUCI21-like, producing the protein MVQYHRYHHQFCRKGQKHVEEDEESQVLIMECGGSGYFHKRARPKLLSLLIISLLSCSFILAPHLFFNSVSTFSLLYSFGDPFADMGANTPLCSSVSNGTICCDRSSIRSDICVMKGDVRTHSASSSIFLYTSRDENDFVSYGEEEGDEVIQHEKIRPYTRKWEKGTMDTIDELDLIAKKEHSGVNHHCDVRHDVPAVFFSTGGYTGNVYHEFNDGILPLFITSQHFNKKVVFVILEYHDWWILKYGDVLSQFSDYPAIDFSGDKRIHCFPEAIVGLRIHDELTVDSSLMEGNKSIVDFRNHLDQAYWPRIRGLIQDEEQEAKEKLEKMLHLSPTSETSLNIEKEEQEDWLGKPTLVILSRNGSRALTNENLLVKMAKDIGFRVNVLRPDRTSELAKIYRALNASDVMIGVHGAAMTHFLFMRPGSVFIQIVPLGTDWAAETYYGEPARKLGLKYIGYEIVPKESSLYEKYDKNDIVLRDPETVNKKGWEYTKNIYLDGQNVRLGLRRFRKRLVRAYDYSIAKMNRHVHLQSQ; encoded by the exons ATGGTGCAATATCATCGGTACCATCACCAGTTCTGCAGAAAAGGTCAGAAACatgttgaagaagatgaggagTCTCAAGTTCTCATCATGGAGTGTGGAGGCTCTGGTTATTTTCACAAGAGAGCAAGGCCAaagcttctctctcttctcatcatctctcttctctcttgttCCTTTATACTAGCTCCTCACCTCTTCTTCAACTCTGTTTCCACTTTCTCTCTACTCT ATTCATTTGGAGACCCCTTTGCTGATATGGGTGCAAATACTCCCCTTTGTTCTTCAGTTTCTAATG GAACAATATGCTGTGATAGGAGCAGTATTCGTTCTGATATTTGTGTCATGAAAGGGGATGTTAGAACACACTCTGCTTCCTCTTCAATCTTCCTTTACACCTCAAGAGACGAAAATGATTTTGTTAGTTATGGTGAAGAAGAGGGAGATGAGGTAATCCAGCATGAAAAGATCAGACCATATACACGAAAATGGGAAAAGGGTACTATGGACACCATTGATGAATTAGACCTTATTGCAAAGAAAGAGCATTCTGGTGTTAATCATCATTGTGATGTCCGACATGATGTTCCGGCCGTGTTCTTCTCAACTGGAGGTTATACGGGCAACGTTTATCATGAATTCAATGATGGGATTCTGCCTTTGTTCATTACTTCCCAGCATTTTAACAAGAAGGTTGTGTTTGTCATTCTTGAATATCATGATTGGTGGATTTTGAAGTATGGAGATGTACtttctcaattctctgattATCCAGCAATTGATTTTAGTGGGGACAAGAGAATCCATTGCTTCCCAGAAGCCATTGTTGGTTTGAGAATACATGATGAGCTTACCGTGGATTCTTCATTGATGGAGGGAAATAAGAGCATTGTTGATTTTCGAAATCATTTAGACCAAGCTTACTGGCCTCGGATTAGGGGTTTGATCCAAGATGAGGAGCAAGAAGCAAAAGAGAAGCTGGAAAAGATGCTTCATTTATCCCCAACATCAGAAACATCATTGAACATTGAAAAGGAGGAGCAAGAGGATTGGTTAGGGAAGCCTACACTAGTTATTTTATCTCGAAATGGATCTAGGGCGTTAACTAATGAGAATTTATTGGTGAAAATGGCAAAGGATATTGGGTTTCGAGTCAATGTTTTGAGGCCTGACCGAACATCAGAATTGGCAAAGATTTATAGGGCTCTTAATGCAAGTGATGTAATGATTGGGGTTCATGGGGCAGCCATGACTCATTTTCTCTTTATGAGGCCAGGATCTGTGTTTATTCAAATTGTTCCCCTTGGAACTGATTGGGCGGCAGAGACATATTATGGAGAACCTGCAAGGAAGCTTGGTTTGAAGTATATTGGTTATGAAATTGTTCCTAAAGAGAGCTCACTGTATGAAAAATACgataaaaatgatattgttcTAAGAGATCCAGAGACTGTGAACAAAAAGGGTTGGGAATACACAAAGAATATCTATCTTGATGGCCAAAATGTAAGACTAGGCCTCAGAAGATTTAGGAAACGGTTGGTTCGTGCTTATGACTACAGCATTGCTAAAATGAACCGACATGTTCATCTTCAATCACAGTAA